The Sulfitobacter faviae genome includes the window CGTCAGGTCTTCGATGAGCGGCTCTTCACCATTCACCTCGATGTTGCGGAACATGCGATCTTCAAAGCCGAATTTCTTGGCGAATTTATAGAGGATCGTGTGGTCGGGCAGGCTCTCAAACAGCGGCTCCACGACCTTTTCGCGCCACTGGAGCGAGCGGTTGGATGCGGTGACCGAGCCGGAGGTTTCAAACTGCGTACAGGCCGGCAGAAGATATGTGTCTTCGGTGCGGTCATGCAGAACGGCGGAAACGGTGGGATATGGGTCGACCACGACCAAAAGGTCGAGTTTCTCCATCGCCGTTTTCATCTCGCCCTGACGGGTTTGCGAGTTCGGCGCGTGGCCCCAGAGCACCATCGCTTTGGTGTTGTCGGGCTGTTCGAGGTTCTCACGATCCTCAAGCACGCCGTCGATCCAACGCGACACCGGGATGCCGGTGAGGTTGATCATGCGCTGCTCTTCGCCTGCGCCATCGGTCCAAGCGGCGAAACGGCTCTGGATCCATTCCAGATCCTCACCCCAAACGCGCGCCCAATGCGCCCAAGAGCCATCGGACAGACCGTAGTAGCCCGGCAGCGTGTCGGCCAGAACGCCAAGGTCAGTGGCGCCCTGCACGTTGTCGTGGCCGCGGAAGATGTTGGTGCCGCCGCCCGCGGTGCCCATGTTGCCAAGGGCAAGCTGCAAGATGCAGTAGGCGCGGGTGTTGTTGTTGCCGTTGGTGTGCTGCGTGCCACCCATGCACCAGATCACGGTGCCGGGACGGTGGTTGGCCAGCGTCCGCGCGACGCGGCGGAGCTGCTCGCCCGGCACGCCGGTGACGCGCTCGACCTCATCGGGCGTCCAGTTGGCGACTTCCTTGCGGATCTCATCCATGCCCCAAACGCGGGTGCGGATGAATTCCTCATCCTCCCAGCCGTTCTCGAAGATGTGGTAGAGGATGCCCCAGACCAGCGCCACATCCGAGCCGGGACGCATGCGCACATATTCGTCGGCATGGGCCGCGGTGCGGGTGAAACGCGGGTCGCAGACGATGAGCGGCGCGTTGTTTTCTTCCTTCGCCTTCAGCACGTGCTGAAGCGAGACCGGGTGCGCCTCGGCAGGGTTGCCGCCGATGATGAAGATCGCACGCGACTTGTGGATGTCGTTGTAGCTGTTGGTCATGGCGCCGTAGCCCCATGTGTTCGCCACGCCCGCCACGGTGGTGGAGTGGCAAATCCGCGCCTGGTGGTCGACGTTGTTGGTGCCCCAGTAAGCCGCGAACTTGCGGAACAGATAGGCCTGTTCGTTGGAGTGTTTCGCCGAGCCCAGCCAGTAAACCGAATCCGGGCCAGAGGTGTCGCGGATCGACAGCATCTTGTCGCCGATCTCGTTGATCGCCTGATCCCAAGAGATCCGCTGCCATTCGCCGCCGACCTTTTTCATCGGGTACTTCAGGCGGCGCTCGCCATGGGCGTGCTCACGGACCGAAGCGCCCTTGGCGCAATGCGCGCCGAGGTTGAAGGGGCTGTCCCAACCGGGTTCCTGACCCAGCCAGACACCGTCCGACACTTCGGCGATGACGGTACAACCGACCGAGCAATGGGTGCAGACGGATTTCTTGACTTC containing:
- a CDS encoding formate dehydrogenase subunit alpha, encoding MLRKKTNGVARSAQRTGIMSDVARSGIDRRAFLRGSGLAIGGLAAIAGTAGSVQQASAATAAVSGKMEVKKSVCTHCSVGCTVIAEVSDGVWLGQEPGWDSPFNLGAHCAKGASVREHAHGERRLKYPMKKVGGEWQRISWDQAINEIGDKMLSIRDTSGPDSVYWLGSAKHSNEQAYLFRKFAAYWGTNNVDHQARICHSTTVAGVANTWGYGAMTNSYNDIHKSRAIFIIGGNPAEAHPVSLQHVLKAKEENNAPLIVCDPRFTRTAAHADEYVRMRPGSDVALVWGILYHIFENGWEDEEFIRTRVWGMDEIRKEVANWTPDEVERVTGVPGEQLRRVARTLANHRPGTVIWCMGGTQHTNGNNNTRAYCILQLALGNMGTAGGGTNIFRGHDNVQGATDLGVLADTLPGYYGLSDGSWAHWARVWGEDLEWIQSRFAAWTDGAGEEQRMINLTGIPVSRWIDGVLEDRENLEQPDNTKAMVLWGHAPNSQTRQGEMKTAMEKLDLLVVVDPYPTVSAVLHDRTEDTYLLPACTQFETSGSVTASNRSLQWREKVVEPLFESLPDHTILYKFAKKFGFEDRMFRNIEVNGEEPLIEDLTREFNKGMWTIGYTGQSPERMKMHMQNQHTFDKTTLRAVGGPADGDYYGMPWPCWGTPEMKHPGTANLYDMSLPVADGGLTFRARFGVERDGENLLAEGVYSKGSEIKDGYPEFTMQMLMDLGWDSDLTADERRIIEAVAGYEAPQNADDGQAEVGETSQQGEIDSDYVAQVGGINWKTDLSGGIQRVAIAHGCAPFGNAKARCVVWTFPDPVPKHREPLYSNRRDLVADYPTYDDKTFWRVPTLYASIQKNDFSQEFPIILTSGRLVEYEGGGDETRSNPWLAELQQNMFIEINTRDANNLGVRDGSDVWVEGPEGGKIKVMALVTERVGEGVAFMPFHFGGHMGGVSLRDKYPDGADPIVLGESTNTVQTYGYDSVTQMQETKATLCKIMPA